Proteins encoded in a region of the Mercenaria mercenaria strain notata chromosome 1, MADL_Memer_1, whole genome shotgun sequence genome:
- the LOC123528813 gene encoding mitochondrial 2-oxodicarboxylate carrier-like, with amino-acid sequence MTIAQKDWGLHHLAAMQFVAGGCAGFVEVSIMHPLDLVKTRFQIQRGPEDPNRYTSLADCFKKMYRNEGPLSFYKGILPPLLAETPKRAVKFFTFERYKHLFAYGGYLPQSMIFTLAGLCSGLTEAVVINPFEVIKVKLQAERNVLLSEQKSTYATAREILREHGFSSQGFGKGLTATLGRHGVFNMVYFGFYHNIKGMIPEAEDQKLEILRRFLIGLASGTLSSVINIPFDVAKSRIQGPQPVPGEIKYRTCFATIATVYKEEGFFALYKGLLPKMLRLGPGGAIMFLVYEHVFDWMKNNL; translated from the exons ATGACAATTGCTCAAAAGGATTGGGGCTTACACCACCTTGCTGCCATGCAGTTTGTAGCAGGTGGATGTGCAG GTTTTGTAGAAGTTTCAATAATGCACCCTTTGGATTTGGTGAAGACCAGATTTCAGATACAGAGGGGGCCTGAAGACCCCAACAGATATACCTCACTTGCTGATTGCTtcaagaaaatgtacagaaatgAAGG GCCTTTGTCATTTTATAAAGGAATATTACCTCCATTACTTGCTGAGACACCAAAGAGGGCTGTTAAATTCTTCACTTTCGAACGATATAAACATTTGTTTGCATATGGTGGATATCTGCCACAGTCAATG ATTTTTACACTTGCTGGACTGTGTTCAGGACTTACAGAAGCTGTAGTTATAAATCCATTTGAAGTTATCAAAGTAAAGTTACAAGCTGAGAGGAATGTTCTACTGTCTGAG CAAAAGAGCACATATGCAACAGCTCGAGAGATTCTACGGGAGCATGGTTTTAGTTCTCAGGGATTCGGCAAGGGTTTGACAGCTACATTAGGAAGACATGGTGTGTTTAACATGGTCTATTTTGGATTTTACCACAATATCAAGGGGATGATCCCTGAAGCTGAG GATCAGAAGCTGGAGATTTTGCGGAGATTTCTGATTGGTCTAGCCAGTGGGACACTGTCTTCTGTAATAAATATTCCATTTGATGTAGCCAAAAGTCGTATACAGGGTCCACAACCAGTACCTGGGGAAATAAAATATAGAACGTGTTTTGCTACCATCGCAACTGTATATAAAGAAGAAGG GTTCTTTGCTCTGTATAAAGGACTGTTACCAAAGATGCTTAGGTTGGGACCAG gTGGTGCTATTATGTTTCTAGTCTATGAACATGTTTTTGATTGGATGAAGAATAATTTGTGA
- the LOC123528803 gene encoding 40S ribosomal protein S12, mitochondrial-like — MSVLQRICAPINRQLTQLTSRTFSTLQQCCVKQGAGHMQSTHSSRQGTSQFSQISGSNFSTSLFSRCMATLSCMHRSGPRWKKKAPRSAVLEGAPQKRGVVIKVMIKKPKKPNSANRKCVRVRLTNGQEATAYVPGEGHNLQEHSIVLCRGGRLKDVPGVRLKCVRGKYDLAHVKKKVM, encoded by the exons ATGTCAGTGTTACAGAGGATTTGTGCTCCAATTAACAGACAGCTCACACAACTGACATCAAGAACATTTT CTACACTGCAGCAATGTTGTGTTAAACAGGGAGCTGGTCATATGCAGAGTACACATTCTAGCAGACAAGGAACAAGTCAATTTTCTCAGATTTCTGGCTCAAACTTTAGTACCAGTCTGTTTTCACGCTGTATGGCAACTCTATCATGCATGCATCGATCTGGACCGCGGTGGAAAAAGAAAGCGCCTAGGTCTGCAGTGTTAGAAGGTGCACCTCAAAAACGTGGTGTAGTTATAAAAGTTATGATTAAAAAACCTAAGAAACCAAACTCTGCTAATCGTAAATGTGTTCGTGTGAGATTGACCAACGGACAAGAAGCAACTGCATATGTGCCTGGTGAAGGACATAATTTACAAGAACACAGCATAGTTTTGTGTAGGGGAGGCAGACTTAAGGATGTGCCTGGTGTGAGATTGAAATGTGTACGTGGCAAATATGACTTAGCTCATGTGAAGAAGAAAGTTATGTAA